The genome window GATTCTCGTGCAACACATCCTGGGTGCGATCGTGGTGGCAGCGGGCGCAGAGGGCATTGGTGGCCGCCACCGCCCGCGTCTTCTGGCTGTGCACTTCGTGACAGGCGCCGCAACTCACCCCCACCTGCCCGTGCCGGCTCGACCGCCATTCCTCGATCGTGCTGGTGTGGCAGGCGCCGCACAGGGTCTCCGAGGTCGCGACCGCCATCGTGGCCTCGGGATGGGTGGGGCGGTAGGGGCCATGACACGCCTCGCAGCTGACGCCCGCCAGCATGAACTGGCCGGTGGTCGTATCGTAGCCGGTGGCATGGCAGGCAAAACACTCGTTGGGCTGTGCGGCCGTCTCCAGGTAGACTCGGAAGATGGGGTCGAACGACGCCTGCGCGTGGATGGTGCCCGACCAGGCCTGGTATTCGTCGGGATGACACTCGCGGCAACGGTCAGGGCTTTGGTAGGGACCAAAGAGGGAGAAGCTGTTGCTCGGCGCCGAAGCGGCGCTCCCCATCTGCGCCCGCGGCCAGAGCAGCGTCAGCGATAGCGGCAACCCCACCAGGATGGCGGCGAAGGCCACCACCAGCCAGGGTGTGTAGCGCGGGCCGCGCTGCGATGGATACGTACACATGATGGCTGCCAATGCGGATGACGGCGCCGGCGACAAGAACAGTTCTGCAAATCAGCGCCAACACCGATCATATCGGCTTGCACCTGCAAAGGCAAGCCGGCGGCGCGCTGGTCGCATGGCTGTCAGCGCCTTCGTGGACCCGACGGCTATTGCCAACACCCCATCTGATTTGCCCGCCGGAACGGCGTTATAGTATCATTCCCGCTTGGGCCGCGAACGGCCCAACATTTTTGCCCTTCGTTCTCACCGTCTTACCCCATCTCACACGCTTTTCGGCCCCCAGGCTCGTGGCTATCGAGCAGGATAGCTGTCTGGTCATTGCCAAAGGCGGAGGCAACAACTTACCCCAGGAGTCTTCAAGCAGCATGGCAACCGTCACCTTGAAATCGTTGCTCGAAGCCGGCGTCCACTTCGGCCATCGCACCAAGCGTTGGAACCCGAAGATGAAGCCCTACATCTTCACCGAGCGCAACGGCGTCCACATCATCGACCTTCAACAGACCGTCACCCAACTCGACAGCGCCTACGACTATGTGCGCACCAAAGTGGGTCAGGGCGGCAATATCCTTTTCGTTGGCACCAAGCGCCAGGCCGCCGATATCATCGGCGTCGAAGCGCGGCGGTGCAACATGGCCTTCATCAATAAACGCTGGTTGGGCGGCACCCTGACCAATTTCCGCACCATCCGCGGGCGCGTCGAATACATGGAAGATGTAGAGCAACGCCGCGAGTATGGCGAGTTCACCCGGCTCCCCAAAAAAGAGGTGCTGAAGCTGAACGAAGAGCTGGAACGCCTGCACCAGCGTGTGGGTGGGCTGCGTGGGTTGGAAAAACTGCCCGATATCCTCTTTATCGTCGATGTGCGGCGCGAAGAACTGGCCGTGAAAGAGGCCAGCAAACTCGGCATCCCCATCGTTGCCATCGTCGACACCAACTGCGACCCCGACCCGGTCGAGATCGTCATCCCTTCCAACGATGACGCCATCCGCGCCATCAAGCTCATGGTCAGCAAGATCGCTGACGCCGTGCTCGAAGGCCTGGCCATGCGCGAAGTCAACGCCGCCGAAGCCGAAGCAGAGGCCGCCGAAGCTCGCGGTGAAACGCGCCGCGCCCGCGTTTACGAACGCGAACGCACCGATGACGAACTGCTCGGCCCCTCCACCCTGGCCAAAGTCGATGCCGGCATCGGCTCGGATGCAGA of Caldilineales bacterium contains these proteins:
- the rpsB gene encoding 30S ribosomal protein S2 is translated as MATVTLKSLLEAGVHFGHRTKRWNPKMKPYIFTERNGVHIIDLQQTVTQLDSAYDYVRTKVGQGGNILFVGTKRQAADIIGVEARRCNMAFINKRWLGGTLTNFRTIRGRVEYMEDVEQRREYGEFTRLPKKEVLKLNEELERLHQRVGGLRGLEKLPDILFIVDVRREELAVKEASKLGIPIVAIVDTNCDPDPVEIVIPSNDDAIRAIKLMVSKIADAVLEGLAMREVNAAEAEAEAAEARGETRRARVYERERTDDELLGPSTLAKVDAGIGSDAEYAEYDEAA